The following coding sequences are from one Selenomonas sputigena ATCC 35185 window:
- a CDS encoding Fic family protein, which translates to MGSLEKKVELFCEVFPKLSDFEKEDWEENFLVEFTHDSTSIEGNTLTLIETKMILADKIVPTETTLRELDEVRGHAEAWQFVKDCVKRHVPLTEGIIKDIHERVVPARGIGGIYRNIPVHIRGARHVPPNPRKVWEAMKDFAYRMEHDDFADPLEKAAWLHAEFVRMHPFQDGNGRTARLLMNYHLLAQGFPPTSIKLKNRGAYFAALEEYSVGGRLTSFLQLLQQNMERELEAFFTMYSLHMDVPELQRKRPELAALAMSYREQETAKY; encoded by the coding sequence ATGGGCAGTTTGGAGAAGAAGGTCGAGCTTTTTTGCGAGGTCTTTCCCAAACTCAGCGACTTTGAGAAGGAGGATTGGGAAGAAAATTTTCTCGTGGAATTTACGCACGATTCGACCTCCATCGAGGGAAACACCCTGACCTTGATTGAAACGAAGATGATTCTTGCCGACAAGATTGTTCCGACGGAAACGACACTGCGCGAATTGGATGAAGTGCGCGGCCACGCAGAAGCGTGGCAGTTTGTCAAGGATTGCGTGAAGCGGCACGTTCCTCTGACGGAAGGCATCATCAAGGACATTCATGAAAGAGTCGTTCCCGCGCGGGGCATCGGCGGCATTTATCGCAATATTCCCGTGCATATCCGCGGTGCGCGTCATGTGCCGCCGAATCCGCGCAAGGTGTGGGAGGCGATGAAGGATTTCGCCTATCGCATGGAGCATGACGATTTTGCCGATCCGCTCGAAAAGGCGGCATGGCTTCATGCGGAGTTTGTCAGGATGCATCCGTTTCAAGATGGAAATGGGCGGACGGCGCGCCTTCTTATGAACTATCATTTGCTGGCGCAGGGTTTTCCACCGACTTCCATCAAGTTGAAGAACCGAGGCGCGTATTTCGCTGCTTTGGAAGAGTATTCCGTGGGCGGGCGTCTTACGTCGTTCTTGCAGTTGCTGCAGCAGAATATGGAGAGGGAATTGGAGGCGTTCTTTACGATGTATTCCCTGCACATGGACGTGCCGGAGTTGCAGAGGAAGAGGCCGGAACTGGCGGCTTTGGCGATGTCCTATAGAGAACAGGAGACTGCGAAGTATTGA